The following proteins are encoded in a genomic region of Chitinivorax sp. PXF-14:
- a CDS encoding glycine zipper 2TM domain-containing protein — MKIKLMLAALLVSATSFAFADATADYSAAKQDIDAKYKDAVKACATEAKSAQAKCKSAAKKDMQAQLAEARQQRDAAAKCADCGVVTAVTPYEVKGEGSAVGAVAGGLVGGLLGKQVGKGDGNKVATVAGAAAGAYGGYKAEEALKTKQYFEYTVKLNNGKVQKVKLNKPEEKAEFKVGDKIKLSGDGMVSN, encoded by the coding sequence ATGAAAATCAAACTGATGCTTGCCGCATTGCTCGTTTCCGCCACGAGTTTTGCATTTGCCGACGCCACGGCCGACTACAGCGCGGCCAAGCAGGATATCGACGCCAAGTACAAGGACGCGGTCAAGGCCTGTGCGACCGAGGCGAAATCGGCCCAGGCCAAGTGCAAATCGGCCGCCAAGAAGGATATGCAGGCGCAGCTCGCCGAGGCCCGCCAGCAGCGCGATGCGGCGGCCAAGTGCGCGGACTGCGGCGTGGTCACGGCGGTGACACCGTATGAAGTCAAGGGCGAAGGCTCGGCAGTCGGCGCGGTAGCCGGCGGGCTGGTCGGCGGCCTGCTCGGCAAGCAAGTGGGCAAGGGCGACGGCAACAAGGTCGCCACCGTCGCGGGTGCCGCGGCAGGCGCCTATGGCGGCTACAAGGCCGAAGAAGCGCTGAAGACCAAGCAGTACTTCGAATACACGGTGAAGCTCAACAACGGCAAGGTGCAGAAGGTCAAACTCAACAAGCCGGAAGAGAAGGCCGAGTTCAAGGTCGGCGACAAGATCAAGCTGAGCGGGGATGGCATGGTCAGCAACTGA